GTGCATTTTACATATGGTTACAATGCATTCAAGAAAATCAGTTCCTGCAATGAAACAAGATGTTAATGTCTAGATAACTGTGTACAGAAGCTGTTAGACATGTTACAGTTTATCATGAAGATTGTTACACATATTTTGAAAAAACAGGGCTTTGCAAAATATTGGACACTACAGCTACAAATCCCTGTAAACTAAATACAGGCTGTCCTCGGACTTACAACACAATTGGTTCCTTCCAATTGCGTTGTAAGTTGGAACGTCGTAACTTGGAACTGCAATCTACTCCATTGCAGGATCGAGCATTGTAAACTCAAAACCTATAGTCGTAAGTTGAATCAGGATGTCAATGTAGAAGCGTCATAAGTGCCATTCGTCATAACCTGAACATTGTAAAGTCAGTAAATAGAATAGCATTTGACTGTGGTAACCACTTTGCTAATTGAGAAGTGAACAGCGCACAACATATAGTATGTATGTAGTTTCTTCTTTGTGCTAAGGAGTGAAGATTTAAGAGTATTTTCTTTGTAGACAATCTGATTCCATCAAACTAAAATTTTAATTTAGCCATTTTAATATCAGCATcttgagaatttaaaaaacaaaccaagggCTAGATACCCAAGCTAATCTGATAATATACTGAGGGTCTTATATGTGCAAATTACTTTACTGGAATTCCAGCTGGTGagtagggggaagagagaagcaaTATGACACAGATGTTTCTGAAGTTAGCCTTATTGACTGCCCTTTACACTTTTTCAGAGGGGTGTTGACATGTAAAACACAAAACATGGTCTGAAGTATCAAAGTTTACTAGGCTAGTGAGCTGCACTACCTTCAtgcagaagcaaaataaaaataatggcttctattttcaaaagtgagtaacGATTATGGGTGCTTCCATTTTTGGTGCCGAACTTGAAACAAGGGGTCTGATTTTGAGAAAGTGTTCAgtacctgccctctgaaaatcaggtccctttagaTACTTTAAAGTGGGCACCCAAAAACAGACACTTTCAAAAtcactagacacttttgaaagtttaaaCTAACAGTTTTTCTCACTAAGAATAAGGCCATGAGGAATTTCTCTGCTAAATGATAACTTTATATAGCAAAAGCCTGGTTTCCAACATGATATTGTTTGGCAAAATAACCTTATTGAAGCACCAATTCCCAATGGGAACCAATTGACAGGATACTGGGGAAAGTATCATTCATTTATACTATTCATCTCATGGTTTCTAATATTGCATTCCACATTTTTGAAGTTTCTTTTATCAAGTGTTCCTTTCTgatcaaaaagaaacaaactgaaCTATTACTTGATTTTCAAGAGAACATGCTTATTTTCAATGTAAACATTCACATTCATAATTACAGAattaggctgtaagctctttggggcagggacaatttttttgttcagtgtttatacagcacctagcacaatgagatcctggACCATGACCAGGactgtattatattattaatCTAATAATGTCAGCCAAACTTTGTGTAACTTGGCAGTGTTATCtcactaacaacaacaacattacTATTCAATTAAGATTTTCTAAAAATAGGCAAGAACAATTAGATGCCTGGTCAGCATATCTGAGATGGGGGGAAGTAAAAAAAAACGAGCAGGCTAGTACTTTGATATTTAAATCCTTCTCCTAGAGATTACAGGTCTGAGTCTCTGCTACCTACCAACCTGCGGTTGACACTTACACAGTACAAATTAGGTGTAAGACACTAGCAAACCAGAATTCTCTATTCACTGCACAGGCACCGGCTTCCTCCAGGCCCTGGGGTACTCACCCCCTGCTCcgccctaggccctgcccccaacccaactccttcccccaagccacCAGCCCTGCCCTACGtcttcctgccccatctctttccgcccagttcctccccctccccccccgtgcaTTCCCccgctcctctgcccccccccccccccccccgcccccgccccccaccacccacccccccccccccccccaccagcgcctcctgcatgtcACGGAACAGCTGATCTGCAGCAGGAAGTaggtgctgggagagagagggaggagttgatcggcaggGCCGCTGGTGGACAGGAGGCTCTGGGTGCCGGTGGgcgctaagcacccactaatttttttccgtgggggCTCAagctctggagcacccacagagtcagtgcctatgattcACTGACACTGATGGTCACATTTTACACAGGTCTATGCaattctaaacacacacacatatacatgcaATATTCTGTAATAGAAAATATACTCCCCaatatatatagatattttaATACATGTCATATGACATGAAACATAATTAGTCAAGTATTTATTTGGGGATTTATATAATTATCTACGtctctattttcttttaataacacTGCTATAATGTTCTTATTGTAGGTTAGAGATCTGAAACAATGGGTGACTGGAGCTTTCTGGGGAGACTATTAGAGAATGCACAAGAGCACTCCACGGTTATTGGCAAAGTTTGGCTGACGGTACTATTTATCTTCAGGATCCTGGTGCTGGGGGCTGCTGCTGAGGAAGTCTGGGGAGATGAACAATCGGACTTTACATGCAACACCCAGCAACCTGGTTGCGAAAATGTCTGCTATGACAAAGCCTTCCCCATTTCCCACATCCGCTTCTGGGTGCTGCAGATCATCTTTGTCTCTACGCCAACCCTCATCTACCTGGGCCATGTGCTGCACATTGTGCGCatggaggagaagaagaaagaggaagagctAAAAAAGAAGGGAAGCAGCAGGGACAGCAACCAccaggggggagcagcagcagcaagtggcCGAGGGAGTAGCAACAACAGCAGCACCAATAAGGAGCCACCCCCAAAGAAGGAGAAGCCACCAATCCGTGATGAGCGGGGTAAAATACGCATCAGTGGTGCCTTGCTCCGCACCTATGTCTTCAATATCATTTTCAAAACTCTGTTTGAGATAGGCTTCATTGTGGGCCAGTATTTCCTGTATGGCTTTGAGCTGAAGCCACTCTACCGTTGCAGCCGTTGGCCTTGCCCGAACATTGTGGACTGCTTCATTTCACGGCCCACTGAGAAGACCATTTTCATCATCTTCATGCTGGTGGTGGCATGTGTCTCGCTGCTGCTCAACATGCTTGAGATGTACCACCTTGGATGGAAGAAGCTCAAGCAAGGCGTGACCAACCAATACCGCCCTGATCCACTCCCCATTGCATCAGCTACCATTGCAAGGGACTCCAAACCTGTTACTCTGCCATTGCCATCTCCAGCAGTGTTCCCTACTGTCCCGCCTGCTCTGCCGGATTCCCGTGCCATCACTCCGCTGCTCTCTTCACGGACTGTGCCGCCTTACTATGCTGAAGCCACTGCTAGGGCACAGCCAGCCACCACAACTTCCCTGGCTGGCTACTCCGGGGCTCCTCCATTTTCTGAGGAGCGACACAATACTGCCACTCCCATTCCAACCTCCATCCCAATCCCAACTCTATCCCCCATCCCAACACCTATGCAAGCCATCACCCCCTACTTCAATGGCAGCAGCCAGGCCTTAGCTGCCGAGCAGAACTGGACCAATCTGGCAGTCGAGCAGCAGAGGAAGCCACCAGCCTCCAGCtcagctgcctcctctccccccagcagcatCAGACAGCAATCGCCAAAGCAAGAGGTGGCCAGTGAGCAGCCGCTGCCATCGCCACCTCTTTTGCCACCTGTAGCAGCAgtcaatagcagcagcagcaccagcctgagcagaggaagcagcagcaagtgGGATGTAGAAGGTGAAGAGGAGGCCACAAAGGAGTGGCCAGTGTCAGCTGCCTGCACTACAGTAGAAATGCATGAGCCGCCACTGCTCATAGACACACGGCGCTTAAGCAGGGCTAGTAAGTCAAGCAGCAGTAGAGCCAGGTCAGATGACTTAGCTGTGTAACATGGTCCCTAGCACTGGGAGAAGCAAATGATGAAAGCAA
The DNA window shown above is from Trachemys scripta elegans isolate TJP31775 chromosome 1, CAS_Tse_1.0, whole genome shotgun sequence and carries:
- the GJA3 gene encoding gap junction alpha-3 protein, which encodes MGDWSFLGRLLENAQEHSTVIGKVWLTVLFIFRILVLGAAAEEVWGDEQSDFTCNTQQPGCENVCYDKAFPISHIRFWVLQIIFVSTPTLIYLGHVLHIVRMEEKKKEEELKKKGSSRDSNHQGGAAAASGRGSSNNSSTNKEPPPKKEKPPIRDERGKIRISGALLRTYVFNIIFKTLFEIGFIVGQYFLYGFELKPLYRCSRWPCPNIVDCFISRPTEKTIFIIFMLVVACVSLLLNMLEMYHLGWKKLKQGVTNQYRPDPLPIASATIARDSKPVTLPLPSPAVFPTVPPALPDSRAITPLLSSRTVPPYYAEATARAQPATTTSLAGYSGAPPFSEERHNTATPIPTSIPIPTLSPIPTPMQAITPYFNGSSQALAAEQNWTNLAVEQQRKPPASSSAASSPPSSIRQQSPKQEVASEQPLPSPPLLPPVAAVNSSSSTSLSRGSSSKWDVEGEEEATKEWPVSAACTTVEMHEPPLLIDTRRLSRASKSSSSRARSDDLAV